The Pseudofrankia sp. DC12 region GGCATCGAACGCGAGGTGCTGCCCGTCGCCACAGCGCTACGGGATGGGGACCCTGGTGTGGGGCCCGCTCGGGCAGGGCTGCTCACCGGGTGCGTCCGCAAGGGCCAGCACAACGAACTGCGCCGCGCCGCCTTCGTCACGCACGTCCACGACGAGCGCCGCCTCGACACCGTCGAGCGGTACCTCTCGCTCGCCGCCGAGGTGGGCCTGCCGCTGACCCACCTCGCCATGGCGCTCGCGATCACTCACCCTGGCGTCACCAGCGCGCTCCTCGGGCCGCGCACCATGAACCACCTCGACGGCCTGTTCACCGGCCTCGACGTCGCACTCACCGACGACGTTCTCGACCGGATCGACGAGATCGTCCCGCCCGGCACCGAACATCGGCATGCTCGACCAGGCCTACGCCCCGCCGCCACTCCAACAGGCGAGCCTGCGCCGCCGGCCCACCGGCGAACCCGCCGCCACCTGACCAGCCCGCCACCGATCATGAATCTCACGACCCTCTACGATCATCGCGGCTGTTGGGCTAGCTTCCGCACCAGCTGTGTCGCCAGCAGCTCCAGCTGGGCCGTGTCGGGTGGGTTTCCGAACCGCCCCAGCGTGAGCTCAATTTCGACCCGCCGATCGATCGCAAACAACGTCGTGGCGTAATATTTCTGGCTACTCGCCGGGCCCGAGATGGTCACGACGAACTCCATGGCGGCGGCGAAACCTGGCAGCGGCGAGGCGAAACCGGCCGAGCTCACGTCAGCAGACAGCTTTTCAGCAAGACTGGGATCCGTGTAACCAGCACGCTTCAACTGACCCTTGAGCTGTGCATCGAAATCTTTGGCAGTCAAGCTGGCCAGACAGCCCGGATACCTTGGCTCCTGGAGAGCCTTGCGCGCAGCGGTCGCGTCCTCCATCGACAGGATCGCGCTCGTGGAATTCGCGGTCGTAGGATCTTCGGCACCGTCAGTAAAGGCCGGTCCATTGTAGGCGGCCGTTACCGAAAGACCGGGGATTCCGAGACAGTCGGCTAGGTCTTTACCCGCTTGTGGATCCGCGAGGCCGGGAGCCCCCGGAGTCGGTTGTTCCTTCAGACCCTTCGTCTCAGGGCCTGACGTGAGTACGTAGTCCTGCGAGCGGAGCACCTTCAGGTCCGCCGAGCCTGCTGGCAGACCGGTAGTCGAAGAACTGGGCCCGCGCACAGGCGTAGACGCGGCATCGATGTGACCCAGATCCCGACCGCCGCACGCCACCAGCGCGAGACATGAGGTCATTATGATCGTGACGCTCAGCTTTCCCCGAGGGTTTCCCCGTGCGAGCACCCGCGCAAACAAACCGACGACTCCTTTGCATTCCTAGCAGACGGGCGACGTCGATCCGCCACGCCACACATCCTACTAGACGTACCACAAGATCGAGTCCGCCCAATCCGCCTTCCACTTGTCAGCCTACGCACCCATGCGGGCAACAGCAGAATGAGCTCAGGGGCGTTGGTGCCGTCAGCCCATTTCCGCACGGCGATTATTGGGTCTGCGAACAACAGTGGACCGAGGTCGACAGGCTGACGATTTATGCCGACCGAGGCGCATCCAGAAGCTCACCGCGACGGAGAGGATCTTGACTGCAACACTTCAGCGGGAGCTCGACGCTTGAAGAACAGTGCATCTCGATGACCAAGTTGGCAACGCACCACGGATACTCGCCAAATCGGCATCCACGTAGTTAGGGATCGCTTCGCCAATTCCGTCGACTTCGAGCAGATAAAATTCCGCCGAATTCCCTGTGACGATCAGATCGGCATCCGGAAAGAGTCCAAACTCCATAGTAAATGAGTCGAGATCAAACTTCGGGGCGCTTGACACAATCGTCGCTGCGACGAGCGGTCTATAGCCAGCCAGCCAACTCCAGCTGAATTTACGGAGCCCCCGCACTACGAGGACTGCCGAGTTCCCAATATCGATCTGGAGAGCAGTTCGCAACTCAAAAAGCAGGGCTGCTGTCGCGGTCAGTGGAGACACTTTGCAATCCAGCAGTTGGACCTCCTGTAGCGCATCAACCACCCTCAGTGGATCCGCGTCGAGCGAACCCCCAGATGACACGTATTCGCCCTTCTCAGCCAAGCTCGAAATCTCGATCATGGAATCAACGAGCATTCGAAGCGGTCGACCCGAACGAGTGCCCGATTTTCTGTACGACTATACGAATGATCTATCTTATTCATACCTACACCATATCTAACTTGACTGATAACTATTAGTCGAGACATTGTACACCCATCCCTTTCCGGTGCTGCCCCCGACTCCGCTGGACGGGCAAGGTATCGCCATTCGGCCCTCCGCACCGCCTCGATACGGCAATTTAATTTATGGACCACGGGACTCGTGCCACCACGACAGAGGTAGAAGGTGTAGGTGTCGCCAACAGTACGGTCCACGGTAGCTCCGACCGGAAAGCATTTGCGGAGGCTAGACAGTGTGCCGACAGCATGTAGGTTGTCGGCGGGTTTGACACTGTGGGCCTCGACCCTGGCATTCGCGCCAGGCTCGTTCTCAATGTGATGTTTCCAATATAATTCTCTCTCGGGTGCCACCTGTCTCGACGATGACGTCCAGAAGGTAGGCGACGCGGTTGATCCCGTGTTACCGAGAACGATGTCCGGGTCAACATCTTTCTCCTTCGACCAGATTTTCGGCGACGCCGGAATCTAGCTTGGCGGTCCAATCGGCAAATGGGCCCACGGGTCCGCCTTACCTTTCGGCGTTTGACCGGTCAAAGGGTTGATAGTCTGCTCCGCCGCGTTCATATAAACGACGTATCCATGCGGGTACCGACTCGTCGGGTCCATCAACCGAACTTCGACGACGCGGGGGTTCAGCCCCTGAGTGCCCGCAGGAACGGCGAAAGCCCAGCCTGTTCCTTTTCTGGTCAGTTTTCCTTTCGCCCCGAATGGAAGGGGCAGGGTTTCGCCGTTAGGCCCCTGCACCGTCCCGATAGGGCAGTTTATGTTATGGACCAGACTGCTTGTGTCTCCTACGCGGATGTAGAAGGTGTGGGTTTCCTGGACTGTGAGGTCCCACATGTAGCCGCTGGCAGGCAGGACAACTGCGGTGGCGACGGTGGCGACGGTGCCGTTCTCGGTGTGGAGGTGGTCGCCAGGTTTAAGGTCGATCGCCTCGGTCCAGGCGCGGGTGGTGTCGTCGAAGAAGCGGTGGTGTTCGGTGGTGTGGATCGCTGAGCGGACGCCGTCGGTCTCGACGATGAGGTCGAGCAGGTCGGTGTCGTGGTTGATCCATACATTGGTGACCGTGCGGGCGCTGGTCTGTCCGGTGGCAGGGTCGGTTGCTCGTACCTTGTCGCCGACCTTGATCTTTCCGATCGGTTGTGAGGTGCCGTCAGCGAGAAGGACCTCCGTGTCCTCGGTGAAGCTTTCTCCGCAGCCCTGCAAGGCCTTACCAAGCTCTTTTCCATAGGTATCTTCGTTCGGCCCGCTCAAGAACGACCAGACGCCTTTCAGTAGATCTTCGTCTGCGTTCGTGTATTGCGACCAATCGTTATTGGGGTCGCAGGGGTCCTTCGCTGCGGCGACGGGGCCCGGATCGGGACCACAAACCGATTTCTTGAGCCAATCACCGGGCACCCCCGGAATTTTAGTGCCCGGCGTCAGCGAGACATTCTGCACATTACTCTTGACATTACTCTTGACGTTACTGGCGGCCGGCAGCTTCACTCCGGCTTTCTGGAACGCGACCGCGGCGCTGACGCCGGCCCAGAACTTGTCCGCGCCCATGACGGCGATCTGCCGCTGCGCCTCCGGGCTCAGAGCCTGTTTTAGATCTTGTCGACTGTCGGTCGCGTGGTCCATCGCGTGACGTGCCCGCCGCGGGCGAGCCGGCGGGCCATGGTTCGGATCATGGCCCAGCGGATGAAGGCCTCGGAGCTCGCCGGATCGCGTTCGTAGTCACGGGCAAGGCGGCGATGACCCGTGATCCAGGCCAAGGTTCGTTCCACGACCCAGCGCCGAGGCAGGGGCTGGAAGCCTTTCTGACCGTCTTTCTTCCGGACGACCTGAACCGTGGTCTTCACGATCTTCGCGGCCCACTCGACGAACCTCCCAGCGAAACCGCCGTCCGCCCACAGGAACCGACACGACGGCGTGGCGAAGTAATGGTCCACGAGCAACTGGCGGGCGCCGTCCCGGTCCTGGCGACTCGCCGGCACGACGAGCACCGCGAGCAGCAGACCCAGCGTGTCGACCACGATGAACCGCTTACGACCGTTGACCTTCTTCCCCGCGTCGAACCCCCGCGACCCCGCCGCCACCGTCGGCGCGCCCTTCACCGACTGCGAGTCGATCACCCCAGCGGTCGGCGACGCCGCCCGGCCCTCCACCCTGCGAACCTCGTCCCGTAAACCATCGTGGACCTGGACCGTGACGCCTTTCCGCTTCCACCGAGCGAAATACCCATAGACCGTCGCCCACGGCGGGAAGTCCACCGGCAACGCCCGCCAGACCACCCCATTGTGCGTCACATACAGAATCCCATCCACAACATCCCGGCGATCATGCTTCTCGCGCCGCCCGTCCTTCGACGGCGCCGGCAACAGCGGCGCCACATACGCCCACTCCGCATCGGACATATCGGAGGGATACCGCGGAGATCGACTCATGGAACGACCGTGACCAACCCACCCCAGTCGATCACGTCACCACGCCGAACCCCAACCACGCGGCCAACACCCAGTACACACCATCAAGATCTAAAACAGGCACTAAGGGGCACACATTGGCCGTCGGCAGCGCCGACAAGACGGTTCGGCTATGGGACCTGACTAACCGCGCCCGCCCGGCACCCCTCGGCCAACCCCTGGCCAGCGCCGACGCCGTGCTCTCGGTGGCGTTCTCCCCGGACGGGCGCACGTTGGCCGTCGGCAGCGAAGACAAGACGATGCGGCTGTGGGACCTCACTGAACCAACTCGCCCGACACCCTTTGGCCAACCTCTAACCGCCGTAGACTCGGTGGCGTTCTCCCCAGACGGGCGCACGTTGGCCGTCGGCAGCGAGAAGACAGTGCGACTTTGGCGGCTGCGCTGAGCGCCCAGCGCTAGGCCGGTGTTTACTCAGATCCACGAGATGGCGAGTACGCTCGACGCAATTATCAAGCCGAACCGCGCTGTCCCATTGAACACAAGAGCCGTCGTGACTGCTAGGTAAGACAGGGCAGACCGTTCAACCCGCGTCGGTGCATCCCGGGCTGGACACAGGTCACGGGTCTCGGCGGCGACCGCCTCGTCAAGGTCACTTGCGGCAGGCGGTTGACAGCTCCACCATTTCTTCGACCGATCGGCTCGGAGTTTGCCTCCCGTAAAGTCGAGGAAGGTCGCGTCGTCGGAAAAGCCTCTGATCTATGATGCTCGCGGACCTTCGTCACCGGACACCTCCGCGGGGTCCCGCGACCTGGCCAGATCGTTTCGGATAATCAGCGCTTCCGGGTGATCGGCACCTAGCACCCGTTGAAAGTCGGCCAATAGCTGCTCAAAAGCGGGCACCGCGCCGCCCGGGTCTCCGGGCTCTCCCCGCACCCGTGCCAGGTTGGCCCGGGTGGCCAGAGTTCTCGGGTGATCGAAGCCAAGCACCCGCTGGCAATCGGCGAGAAGCTCCTCGGAAAGCGGCGGCCCGCCAGCTGCCGGTCGACTGGGTGCGGAGGCCCCCGCCACGCTACTGTCGCCCCGCCGAGCGCCATCGACCTGCTCGACGTCACCGACGAGGTGGATGCCCCGGCCGCGCTGATCGCCGCGTCCACCACCGAGCCGCCGTTCGCGATCGCGGTGCTGGGCGAATGGGGTGCGGGAGATTCGACCGTGCTCAAGAGGTCCACGGCCGGGTCGAACGGCTCGGGGCGCTGTCGTTGAACAACCTCGGCCGCAGCGCCTACGTCGGGCAGACGGCCACTTGAGTATGATGCTTTGGCGGACATCTCCCCGCAGGACCGCTACCCTTTGCCCGGTGTGGATCAGGCGCGGCGAAGTGCGACTCCGTCTCGAACTGCGCTCCGTGAGCCCCAACACCATCAGACTTCGAGGCCTCAGCCATCATCCTTACGACGGAGCGCTGGCCGCCCGGGAGGCGGGCGGCCACATCGTCCCGCTCGACGAGGCAAATCCCGACGGGGTCGCACTCGGTCTACTGGCGGCGCCAGGCGTCTGGAGGGCAGTCCGGGCCGCCATCGAGGCAGTCGGGGCCCGTCACAAGCACAAGCGATTCCGAATTGAGTTCACCGACGACTATCGCCTGAAGATCGAGATTAATGGCCACTCGGCGAAGGACGTCGCCACCCTGCTGGCGCTTGCCGCAGCCGAGCAGGAACGCCTCGCGCGGACTCGGGAAGCGCCGGGCGAGGACCAGCCAGACACCGCGCCACCCTCGCCCCGCTCGGCCGACGGGCACGGCGAGGGGGCCAACCCCCTACCACCTGATCCCGCATAGCGTCGCGACGCGGCTCCGCCAGCTGATCAAGGTATTCGCCCGTCGGCCTCCGTATGCCGCGAAGCCCGATCGCCGCGCGAGGATTCAAACGGCGTCCATCGGACCCGGCGAACGTCGGGCTGGCAGAGGGCACCCACTACTACCCCTGGAAGGTCACTAGCAGGCGGACCATACCGCACGGTTTGAATAACAGCACTCTGCCAGTCAAATAGGCTTCATTCCAACCAGTTAGTGTTCCCGGGATTGGAAACTGGTGTAGTGCGTCCCGTTGAGATCAAGAAGGGTGGGAGATCAGTCCACTATCGCATCTGGCCGTGGCACGTCAGGGGCACGACCGCCTGTATGCGATACCCGGCACTTCCGCCAACCATTCCTCTGGCGACAGTCCCCCGCCCGTTGCATAGCATGACCATTGCTGGACGTGGCCGCTTAACGCGGATATCTGCTTAATGTCCCACAGCCGCAGCCGGCCACCGATGGTGGTGGCAAGGGTGTGCTTGTCGGGGCTGAACGCCAGTGCATTCACGCTCTTGTCGTCATCGACGCTGGCGATGCGGGTTGGCGCGTTGGCGTCGGTGATGTCCCACAGCTGCAGCACATAACCGTGCCCACCTAGCCACCGGCTACGATTCGGGTCCGATGATGATCGAGAGGATCGAGCCGTTGGGTCCGGCAGAGGTAATCCGGACTCGCCCTCCAGGCTCGACTGCCGCTCGCGGCGGTTCCTCAGTCTCGGCGAGGCTTTGCGCGAAGTTCGACTGGGCATCGAGGAGCCCGGTCGGGTTGACTCTCGCGAGCTCCTCGTCGACCGCGCCATCGATGCCGCGACGGATGGTCAGTGTCCGCCCGTTGACTCGGGTCCGCCTCTCGACTCCCCACGCATAGCCCGAGCCGTAGGGGGTTCCAAAGCGCCTGCGCGGCGGGCCCTGCCCGCCCGCGGGCACGCTGTGCCGCTCGTCCTGCGCCCACTCTGCGGCTGCGCGTAGGTTGCCGCCGAAGTCGGCGAGGGCGGTCCACGCGATCCTCAATGCGGCGAACGTCGCCTCATCATCCAAGGTCCGCATGTTGCCCCTGGCCACTCTGCGGTCATCTGGCGCGGCCTCGACGCCGTCGCACTCAAGCTCCACGGCCCGGTAGGCCACGGTGTCTCTGGAAGTCACCGTACTCACGGCGAGGCCAGGAAGCGGGGCGCCGCCGATCTGGATTCCGTCGAGCTGGATCACGGCGCCGGCCAGTTGCCTGACGGCGTAGTCGGCCCTCGCGGTTCCCTTGCACTCCAGGAAGAAGAGGCGAAACGGCCAGCGCGACCCCGGAACGTGCGCGATCAGCAGGTAATCGGGGTGCTTGCCGTCGTCCTCGACGGTGAGCTTCCTCCCATGTAGCTTGAGGAAGCCTTGCTTGCGGAGTAGGTCGACATCGACAACCTCGATCAGTCCGGGGCGGAGGCCGCGGTCCCGAATCCAGTCCTCGGCGATGCGCACGGCGAAGCCGATGCCGAGTTCCTCGGACGTGACCCGGCGCTGGTTGCCCCTGATCTCCCGGCCGGCGTCGCTGACCACGAGCCGGCCCGCCTTGTCGTGGGCGAAGAAGCCGAGATAGCGAAGGGGTGCCCACCGCTGGTAGAGCTCGATGAGCTCGTCCGGGTACGGGGGCTGGGTGGCAAGGGCGAGCCTGTGCAGTGCCTCGGCCGGCTGGAGTCGGATCCCCGATACCAGGCCAGCGGCCGGAACGATCCCCTTGGGCGGCGTGATGCCCGCCTTGCTGATCTGGCTCTTGATCTCCTTGACCAAGGTGGAGTCGCTGCACCCCTCGAACATGATCTCGGAACGTAGAACCCTTTTCGCCTCAGCGAGATCCACGGTCGCATGATCTCATGGCGCTCGAGCACCTCGGCACCCAGGGCGTCGAGAGTACGGCCGATTCGGGTCAGATCTGCGGCTCACCGGTTGGC contains the following coding sequences:
- a CDS encoding IS5 family transposase; translation: MSRSPRYPSDMSDAEWAYVAPLLPAPSKDGRREKHDRRDVVDGILYVTHNGVVWRALPVDFPPWATVYGYFARWKRKGVTVQVHDGLRDEVRRVEGRAASPTAGVIDSQSVKGAPTVAAGSRGFDAGKKVNGRKRFIVVDTLGLLLAVLVVPASRQDRDGARQLLVDHYFATPSCRFLWADGGFAGRFVEWAAKIVKTTVQVVRKKDGQKGFQPLPRRWVVERTLAWITGHRRLARDYERDPASSEAFIRWAMIRTMARRLARGGHVTRWTTRPTVDKI
- a CDS encoding tetratricopeptide repeat protein, with product MAGASAPSRPAAGGPPLSEELLADCQRVLGFDHPRTLATRANLARVRGEPGDPGGAVPAFEQLLADFQRVLGADHPEALIIRNDLARSRDPAEVSGDEGPRAS
- a CDS encoding Hint domain-containing protein; this translates as MDHATDSRQDLKQALSPEAQRQIAVMGADKFWAGVSAAVAFQKAGVKLPAASNVKSNVKSNVQNVSLTPGTKIPGVPGDWLKKSVCGPDPGPVAAAKDPCDPNNDWSQYTNADEDLLKGVWSFLSGPNEDTYGKELGKALQGCGESFTEDTEVLLADGTSQPIGKIKVGDKVRATDPATGQTSARTVTNVWINHDTDLLDLIVETDGVRSAIHTTEHHRFFDDTTRAWTEAIDLKPGDHLHTENGTVATVATAVVLPASGYMWDLTVQETHTFYIRVGDTSSLVHNINCPIGTVQGPNGETLPLPFGAKGKLTRKGTGWAFAVPAGTQGLNPRVVEVRLMDPTSRYPHGYVVYMNAAEQTINPLTGQTPKGKADPWAHLPIGPPS